In one window of Candidatus Cloacimonadota bacterium DNA:
- a CDS encoding lysophospholipid acyltransferase family protein → MKRNNLVNRTEYLLFRFALFKLRLLPYPWGRWLLTRLFLWIGYGLGIRRQVAAENLQRVYPGMPPKQRKQLLKRVYLNLGLSAAELYLLPEKQLISCTSINGRENLEAALALGKGVILATAHLGNWEAARTLPLFGIPLAAVVQKQHNHLFDAYNNALRTRQGVRLIDQRHGLKELLACLRQNMVVTILTDQNAGPVGLILEFLGHPAPHWKGAAKISLRYKAPIVPGYALRNPDGGISICFEPMIHHPELSDSTKNQLLLLKEINAVTERYIRQNPEQWLWLHRRWLIPERSPLNQAQEIRS, encoded by the coding sequence TTGAAGCGTAACAACCTCGTGAACCGGACAGAGTACCTGCTCTTCCGGTTCGCTTTGTTTAAACTGAGGCTGCTTCCCTACCCTTGGGGGCGCTGGCTGCTCACGCGCCTTTTCCTCTGGATTGGCTACGGACTGGGCATTCGACGCCAGGTGGCGGCAGAAAACCTCCAAAGGGTGTATCCGGGTATGCCGCCCAAGCAACGGAAGCAGCTTTTGAAAAGGGTTTACCTCAATCTTGGCCTCAGCGCCGCGGAGCTTTACCTCCTGCCGGAAAAGCAGCTTATCTCCTGCACCAGCATAAACGGCAGGGAAAACTTGGAAGCCGCACTGGCGCTGGGAAAGGGAGTAATTCTGGCCACAGCCCACCTGGGCAACTGGGAGGCGGCGAGGACTTTGCCGCTCTTCGGCATTCCGCTGGCCGCGGTGGTGCAAAAACAGCACAATCACCTGTTCGACGCCTACAACAATGCCTTGCGAACCCGTCAGGGAGTGCGGCTCATAGACCAGCGGCACGGGCTGAAAGAACTTCTGGCCTGCCTGCGCCAAAACATGGTGGTGACCATCCTCACCGACCAAAATGCCGGTCCCGTGGGACTGATTCTGGAATTTCTGGGCCACCCGGCTCCGCATTGGAAAGGGGCGGCGAAAATCTCGCTACGTTACAAGGCTCCAATCGTTCCGGGCTACGCATTGCGAAACCCTGATGGGGGCATCAGCATCTGCTTTGAACCGATGATCCACCATCCGGAACTGAGTGACAGCACGAAAAACCAACTCCTCCTCCTGAAAGAGATTAACGCCGTCACCGAACGCTACATCAGGCAGAATCCCGAGCAGTGGCTCTGGCTGCATCGGCGCTGGCTGATTCCAGAGCGAAGCCCCCTGAACCAGGCGCAAGAAATCCGCTCCTGA